One genomic segment of Mus pahari chromosome 4, PAHARI_EIJ_v1.1, whole genome shotgun sequence includes these proteins:
- the Il6r gene encoding interleukin-6 receptor subunit alpha isoform X2 yields the protein MLAVGCTLLVALLAAPAVALVLGSCRALEVSNGTVTSLPGATVTLVCPGKEAAGNVTIHWAYSGSQNRKWTTTGNTLVLRAVQLSDTGDYLCFLGDHLVGSVPLLVDVPPEEPKLSCFRKNPLVNAVCEWRPSSTPSPTTKAVLFAKKINTTNGKSDFQVPCQYSQQLKSFSCQVEILEGDKVYHIVSLCVANSVGSKSSHNVDFHSLKMVQPDPPANLVVSAIPGRPRWLKVSWQHPESWDPSYYLLQFQLRYRPVWSKVFTVWLLPVAQYQCVIHDALRGVKHVIQVRGKEELDLGQWSEWSPEVTGTPWIEPRTTPAGILWNPTQVSVEDDDNHEDQYGSSTEATSVLAPVQESSSMSLPTFLVAGGSLAFGLLLCVFIILRLKQKWKSQAEKESKTASAPPPPYSLGPLKATFLLVPLLTPHSSGSDNTVSHSCLGVRDAPSPYDSSNRDYLLPR from the exons AGGTGTCAAATGGCACGGTGACAAGCCTGCCAGGGGCCACGGTTACCCTGGTTTGTCCCGGGAAGGAAGCAGCAGGCAACGTTACCATTCACTGGGCATACTCTGGCTCACAGAACAGAAAATGGACTACCACGGGAAACACACTGGTTCTGAGGGCCGTGCAGCTCAGCGACACTGGGGACTATTTGTGCTTCCTGGGTGATCACCTAGTGGGGTCTGTGCCCTTGCTGGTGGATG TTCCCCCAGAGGAGCCCAAGCTCTCCTGCTTCCGGAAGAACCCCCTTGTCAACGCTGTCTGTGAGTGGCGACCGAGCAGCACCCCCTCTCCAACCACGAAGGCTGTGCTGTTTGCAAAGAAAAT CAACACCACCAACGGGAAGAGTGACTTCCAGGTGCCCTGCCAGTATTCTCAGCAGCTGAAAAGCTTCTCCTGCCAGGTGGAGATCCTGGAGGGTGACAAAGTGTACCACATAGTGTCACTGTGCGTTGCAAACAGTGTCGGAAGCAAGTCCAGCCACAATGTAGATTTCCACAGCTTAAAAATGG TGCAGCCAGATCCACCTGCCAACCTTGTGGTATCAGCCATACCAGGAAGGCCTCGCTGGCTCAAAGTCAGTTGGCAGCACCCTGAGTCCTGGGACCCGAGTTACTACTTGCTGCAGTTCCAGCTTCGATACCGACCTGTATGGTCAAAGGTGTTCACGGTGTGGCTG CTCCCGGTGGCCCAGTACCAATGCGTCATCCATGATGCCTTGCGAGGAGTGAAGCACGTGATCCAGGTCCGTGGGAAGGAGGAGCTTGACCTTGGCCAGTGGAGCGAATGGTCCCCAGAGGTCACGGGCACTCCTTGGATAG AGCCCAGGACCACTCCGGCAGGGATCCTCTGGAACCCCACACAG GTCTCTGTTGAAGACGATGACAACCATGAGGATCAGTACGGAAGTTCTACAGAAGCGACGAGTGTCCTCG CCCCAGTGCAAGAATCCTCGTCCATGTCCCTGCCCACATTCCTGGTAGCTGGAGGAAGCCTGGCATTTGGGTTGCTCCTCTGTGTCTTCATCATCCTAAG aCTCAAGCAGAAATGGAAGTCGCAGGCTGAGAAGGAAAGCAAGACggcctctgccccacccccaccgtaTTCCTTGGGCCCGCTGAAGGCGACCTTTCTTCTGGTTCCTCTCCTCACCCCACACAGCTCTGGGTCTGACAACACCGTAAGCCACAGTTGCCTGGGTGTCAGGGACGCACCGAGCCCTTATGACAGCAGCAACAGAGACTACTTACTCCCCAGATAA
- the Il6r gene encoding interleukin-6 receptor subunit alpha isoform X1, giving the protein MLAVGCTLLVALLAAPAVALVLGSCRALEVSNGTVTSLPGATVTLVCPGKEAAGNVTIHWAYSGSQNRKWTTTGNTLVLRAVQLSDTGDYLCFLGDHLVGSVPLLVDVPPEEPKLSCFRKNPLVNAVCEWRPSSTPSPTTKAVLFAKKINTTNGKSDFQVPCQYSQQLKSFSCQVEILEGDKVYHIVSLCVANSVGSKSSHNVDFHSLKMVQPDPPANLVVSAIPGRPRWLKVSWQHPESWDPSYYLLQFQLRYRPVWSKVFTVWLLPVAQYQCVIHDALRGVKHVIQVRGKEELDLGQWSEWSPEVTGTPWIAEPRTTPAGILWNPTQVSVEDDDNHEDQYGSSTEATSVLAPVQESSSMSLPTFLVAGGSLAFGLLLCVFIILRLKQKWKSQAEKESKTASAPPPPYSLGPLKATFLLVPLLTPHSSGSDNTVSHSCLGVRDAPSPYDSSNRDYLLPR; this is encoded by the exons AGGTGTCAAATGGCACGGTGACAAGCCTGCCAGGGGCCACGGTTACCCTGGTTTGTCCCGGGAAGGAAGCAGCAGGCAACGTTACCATTCACTGGGCATACTCTGGCTCACAGAACAGAAAATGGACTACCACGGGAAACACACTGGTTCTGAGGGCCGTGCAGCTCAGCGACACTGGGGACTATTTGTGCTTCCTGGGTGATCACCTAGTGGGGTCTGTGCCCTTGCTGGTGGATG TTCCCCCAGAGGAGCCCAAGCTCTCCTGCTTCCGGAAGAACCCCCTTGTCAACGCTGTCTGTGAGTGGCGACCGAGCAGCACCCCCTCTCCAACCACGAAGGCTGTGCTGTTTGCAAAGAAAAT CAACACCACCAACGGGAAGAGTGACTTCCAGGTGCCCTGCCAGTATTCTCAGCAGCTGAAAAGCTTCTCCTGCCAGGTGGAGATCCTGGAGGGTGACAAAGTGTACCACATAGTGTCACTGTGCGTTGCAAACAGTGTCGGAAGCAAGTCCAGCCACAATGTAGATTTCCACAGCTTAAAAATGG TGCAGCCAGATCCACCTGCCAACCTTGTGGTATCAGCCATACCAGGAAGGCCTCGCTGGCTCAAAGTCAGTTGGCAGCACCCTGAGTCCTGGGACCCGAGTTACTACTTGCTGCAGTTCCAGCTTCGATACCGACCTGTATGGTCAAAGGTGTTCACGGTGTGGCTG CTCCCGGTGGCCCAGTACCAATGCGTCATCCATGATGCCTTGCGAGGAGTGAAGCACGTGATCCAGGTCCGTGGGAAGGAGGAGCTTGACCTTGGCCAGTGGAGCGAATGGTCCCCAGAGGTCACGGGCACTCCTTGGATAG CAGAGCCCAGGACCACTCCGGCAGGGATCCTCTGGAACCCCACACAG GTCTCTGTTGAAGACGATGACAACCATGAGGATCAGTACGGAAGTTCTACAGAAGCGACGAGTGTCCTCG CCCCAGTGCAAGAATCCTCGTCCATGTCCCTGCCCACATTCCTGGTAGCTGGAGGAAGCCTGGCATTTGGGTTGCTCCTCTGTGTCTTCATCATCCTAAG aCTCAAGCAGAAATGGAAGTCGCAGGCTGAGAAGGAAAGCAAGACggcctctgccccacccccaccgtaTTCCTTGGGCCCGCTGAAGGCGACCTTTCTTCTGGTTCCTCTCCTCACCCCACACAGCTCTGGGTCTGACAACACCGTAAGCCACAGTTGCCTGGGTGTCAGGGACGCACCGAGCCCTTATGACAGCAGCAACAGAGACTACTTACTCCCCAGATAA